Genomic window (Streptomyces sp. LX-29):
CCCGGTGCCCCGGGGACGGACCGGTCGATGGGGACGGCGGCAACCGGCGGGGCACTGGGGTCTGATGTAATCGTCCCCGGACGATCCCCGGAGTTGGGATCACCGGAGGCGGGATCACGGCTGGGGGGACGTTGGAAGAGCTGGGTGCCGCAGACCCGCGGCAGGTGGGGCGCTACCGGATCCTCGCGCGCCTCGGCGCGGGCGGCATGGGCCGGGTGTATCTGGGTCGTTCCACCAGCGGCCGCATGGTCGCCGTGAAGGTGGTGCGCGCCGAACTCGCGGAGGACCCCGACTTCCGGCGCCGGTTCGCCCGGGAGGTCGAGGCGGCCCGACGGGTGACCGGGTTCTTCACCGCGGCGGTCGTCGACGCCGACCCCGAGGGCTCCCCCGCCTGGCTCGCCACCGCTTACGTCCCCGGCCTGCCGCTCGACGCGGCGATCCGTGCTCACGGGGCGTGGCCCCGACGGTCGTTACTCGTCCTGGGGGCCGGCCTGGTCGAGGCGCTGGAAGCCATTCACGCCACGGGGCTGATCCACCGGGACCTGAAGCCGTCGAACGTGCTGATCGCCGTCGACGGTCCGCGTGTCATCGACTTCGGCATCTCCATCGCCACGGAGGCGAGCGTCCTCACCCGGTCGGGCGTGGTGATCGGCACGCCCGGCTTCATGTCGCCCGAGCAGGTGACGGGACGTCAGATAGGCCCCGCCAGCGATGTGTTCTCGCTCGGCGCGGTCCTCGCCTTCGCTGGAACGGGTACGCCGCCGTTCGGCATCGGATCGCCGCACTCGGTGAACTTCCGTGCCGTGTACGAGGCCCCCGACCTCCAAGGGCTGCCCGCCGACACCGACTTGGTCGCCCGGTGTCTGGAGAAGGACCCCCGTGGTCGGCCCACGGTGCCGGAACTTCTGGCGGAGTACGCCCGGTTGCTCGGCGAGACGGATGGACCGACCGACGGGGGCGGGCTGCCCAAGGAGACCGCCTGGCTACCGGAGGCGGTGGCCTTGGCGGTCACCCGCCCGGCCGGTTCCGGTCCCGCGCCTGCGGACGCGTCGGCGGACACCCCGGGCGGTGCGGACGGTGCCGAGGATGCCGGCGCGGAGGGCGGTGCCGGGTCGGCCCCCACGCCGCCCGACCCCCGGGACGCCCTGGCCAAGAAGCGCACGCCGGCCCCGGCCACGCCCGCCACGCCGGCCCCGGCCACGCCCGCCACGCCGCCCACGCCGGTCCTGGCCACGCCCGCCGTGACGCCGGCCGCGCCGCTGCCGCCTCCGCCGCTGCCATCGAACTCACCGCCCGTACCGACGCGGGCACCGGACCGGACGCCGGGCCAGGAGCCGGAGGGGAGTCCGGCCCCGGTCTTCGGCCCGGCGGCCGCCGCGATGACCCCGCAGCACCTCGGTGGTGAGCCGGCCCTCGCCTCCAGGTGGACGCCCGCCTCTCCCGCCACCACCCCCGGCCGTCCCGCCGCCCGCCCGGGCGGCCGGGCCCGGGCTCGCCGCATCGTCGCGATCGCCATCGCGGCGGCGCTGGTCGGTGGCGGCATCACCGCCCTCGTCGAAAACCTGGGCAAGGACAAGAACAAGAGCAACAACACCGGTACCGGGAAAAGCAGAGGTTCGAGCTCGCCCTCCGGCGACACCACTTCCGCCGCCGGCTTCGACGCCGCCGTCGACAAGGTGGTCAACCCCTCCTCGAAGAAGGGCGGCACGCTCCGCCTTGCCACCGCCATGGACGCCGACTCCTGGGACCCGGCCCGCGCCTACTACGGCTGGGTCTGGAACGTGCAGCGGCTCTACAGCCGCACGCTGCTCACCTACGACGCCAAGCCCGGCGCAAAGGGCCTCGAACTCGTCCCGGACCTGGCCGAGGCGCAGCCCGAAGTGTCGCCCGACGGAAAGACGTACACCGTCAGGATCAAGTCCGGGCTGAAGTTCGAGGACGGCACGCCCATCACCTCCCAGGACGTCAAGTACGCGATCGAACGGACCTTCGCGGCGGACGTCATCGACGGCGGACCTACCTATCTCACGGAGCTTCTGGACCAGGGCCAGAACTACCGGGGCCCGTACAAGGACAGCGGCGGCACCGGTCTGAAGTCGGTCGAGGCGCCGGACGAGCGGACACTCGTCTTCCGTCTCGACGAGCCCGACTCGCGGTTCCCGCACCTGCTGGCCATGGGGGCGACCGCCCCCGTGCCCAAGTCGAAGGACACCGGCGCCCGTTACGGCTCGAAGCCGGTCGCGTCGGGGCCGTACCGGTTCGACTCGTACAGCCCGGGCAAGTCGCTCGTCCTGGTGCGCAACAGTCACTGGAACCCAGCGACCGACCCGATGCGCAAGGCGCTGCCCGACCGCATCGAGCTGACCGTCTCCGCCGCACCGGAGCAGGTGGCCGCGCACCTCATGGCAGGCACCGCCGACTTGGACGCGTCTCAGGTCGGCCTGCCCCCGGCCGCCTCCGCCAAGCTCATGGCCGACCCGAAACTGAAGGCCAACGCGGACGCCCCCTTCTCGGGCGTTATCCGAACCGTCGCGATGGTGTCCAACACGGCGCCCTTCGACAACAAGCACTGCCGTAAGGCCGTCCTGTACGCGGCCGACACCACCGCCCTCCAGACCGCGCAGGGCGGTCCGACCACGGGCTCCCGCTACGGCAACATGCTGCCCCCGACCGTTCCGGGCAGCGATGCCTACGACCCCTTCGACCTCACCACGGGCAAGCCCCGGCTCGCGAAGGCCAAGGAGGAACTCGTCGCCTGCGGACGCCCGAACGGCTTCGCCACCAAGCTCGTCGTACGCAACAACAGGCCCAAGGACGTGGCCTCCGCCGAGGTGCTCAAGCAGGCTCTGAAGGCCGCGGGCATCCAGGTCGAGATCGAACAGCTGGAGTTCACGCGGTACCTCGACACGGTCGGCAACCCCAGCGAGGTCGAGAACAAGGGCTACGGCCTCATCATGACCAACTGGGGCTCCGACTACCCCCACGGATCCGGCTTCCTGCCGCCGCTGGCCGACGGCCGCCTGATCCTCCCGAACAGCAACACCAACTACGCCCAGGTCGACGATCCGGCGATCAACACCCTGTTCGACCAGGCGACGGCGGAGACCGACCCCGACAAGGTGACCGAGCTCTACCGCGCCCTCAACCACAGACTCACCGACGGCGCCCATTACCTCCCGGTCGTCGCCGTGAGATCCCTCAACTACCGCAACCCCCGCCTCACCAATGTGTACGTCAGCCGGGCCTACGGCATGGTCGACCTCCAGGCGGTCGGCGTCGACGGGGACGACGCGGGCTGAGCCCTGTGGGGCGGAAGGTCAGCACACCCGAAGGCGTACAGCGTCGTACGGGCGTCCGCGGGGACGCTCTTGTACGGCGTGCCGAGTGCGCCGTCCTCGTACCAGGTCAGGGTGACGGCGTCGGCCACCTGCGGCGGTCCGGGACGGCGCCTGGGTGACCTGCGGGGGAGCCGACCGGACACCGTGGGCGGCGTCACGCACGAGGCGCACTGCACACACGTATGCCGAACGGCCAACAAGGTGAACCTGGCCAACCCGCAGGCAGGGAAAGCACCGGACGACGCAGAGGGGAGGTCTGATGGTGTGCGATCCACCCTGACGGCCGGTTCGGCACGGATCTGCACTGGTGCCGCCGAAAGGCCACCCCGCCTCCGCACCGGCAAGACATCCGAGGAGCAGGAACGACGATGGCACCCGATCCGACTACCGCCCAGGTGACCGTGACCCTGGCTGCCCTCGCAGCCACCGGGGCCACCCCACGTCCGTCCGGGGAAACCCTGCAACAACAGACCGAACGAATCATCACCGGCATCAACGCGCAACTGAGCGATCCCAGCCTTGCGACGCAGGGTGCGTGGAAGCTGGTGTGGCTCGCCCTGAGCGAGGCCAACGCGAACATGGCCTACATCGCACGGAGCACCAACGGCTCGAACGAGTTCGCCGTAATCGCTCGCGGAACGGACGCCGATCTGATCGACATCCTCGAGGACCTCGATGTCGGCACAGTCGTCCCGTTCCCCGAAAGCGGATCGCCGAAGCCCATCGCCGTTTCCAAGGGGGCGATGGACGCGTTCACACGGGTTGTCAACGCCCGCTCGATCGCCTCACCCTCCCCGAACGCCACGCTCGCTCAGGCGCTCACCGCCGCGCTCAACTCGGCGCCCGCCTCGCCGCAGCCGACCGTCTACCTGACCGGTCACAGCCTGGGCGGTTGCATCGCCACCATGCTCGCGCTGTACCTGCAGGCACAGACCTGGCCGAAACAGCCGAAGTTCGCGGTGATCACCTATGCCGCTCCCACCGCCGGCGTACAGAGCTTCGCCGACTACTTCGACTCCGTGCCGTGGGTCATCGACGAGCGCCACAACAACGCCTACGACCTGGTACCGCACGCGTGGGCCGATCTCGACACCACCGCCGGCTGGTACCCGAGCCCGGGACCGCAGGCGACCGACGAAGTGAAGCTGCTCATCGGGGCGATCTCCCAGCGCACCAAGGGCAACGTCTACGTCCAGCCGGGCACGCTCTGTCCGATGAACACCAGCTACACGAGCCTTGCCAAGAACCTGGTCAACAAGACCACCCAGGACTTCCTCGGCCAGGTCGCCTTCCAGCACGCCAACTCCACCTACCTGGACCTGGTGGGGGCGCCTGCCGTCCCTTCCGCGCCGGTGGTGACCAGCGTGACCCCCACCTTCGGCGAACCAGGCGCCACGGTGACCATCAACGGCACCGGTTTCAGCAAGGACAGCATGGTCGACTTCGGCCACTTCGCCTGCCCCACGCGCAACGTCGACTCCGACAGCAGGATCACCGCCAAGGTCCCCAACGGAACCGGCGTCGTCCACGTCCGCGTCACCAACACCCTCGGCACCTCCCCGGCCGTCGCGATGGGGCAGTTCGCCTATGGCGGACCCGCACCTGTGGTGGTCAGTGCGGTCAGCCCGACCAGCGGAAAGGTCGACACCCTGGTCACCATCAGCGGCTCGGGCTTCGCCCATGGCGCCACCGTGCACTTCAAGGACAAGCCATCCGATGCGGTCACGTTCCTCTCCACCGGCCAGATCACCGCAACCGCGCCCGGTCAGCTCGACGACCACCAGACGGTGAACGTCACCGTGACGGTCGGCAAGGCCACCTCTCCCACCAGCCCGGCCGACGAGTTCACCTACACCGGACGGTAGCGTCCGCAGGCCCCGTTCCCGGGGTGGCCCTTCGAGCGGCCCCGGGCCCTTGCCGCCGACCGGTCGAATGTATACGTGCCGGACAGCCGGGCCAGGGCCCGGCTGTCACATCGGCGCGTGTTCGCCGGTCAATCGGTATGGCAGGGACGGGAGTCAGGACGGCGTGGGGGCGAGCGACGCGGCAGCCTGCCAGGCGAACCCGTCCGGGTCGGTGAAGGCGTCGGCGGTGCCGCCGAGGACGATGCGGTGCGAGCCGGTGCCGTCGGCGGGGACGCCGAGGTCCTTGGCAAGGGCACGACGCTTGTACAGCGCCAGCTTGACGGGGCTGGACTGACCGGGGGCGAACTCGGCGTACTTGCCACCGAAGCTCTTGGCCACGGTCAGGCCCCGGCCGACGTAGAACTGTTTGGTGGCCTTCACGCCCTCGACGCCGAGCAGCAGGACGACCTCGTCGATCTCGCGGGTGGCGGGGCCGGTGTCCTTCTTCGCCGAGGTCGCGATCTTCCAGATCGTCCCGTCCGGGGCCTGGACGACGCCGCTGTAGCCCCACAGCGACTTCGCGGCGGGCTTCAGCACCGTGGCGCCGGCGTCCACGGCGGCGCCGACGAAGCCGTCGACGGTGGCCGGCCCGGACACCGTGAGGGCCAGGGTGAAGCCGCGGAATCCGGTGGAGTGCGCCTCGGACGCCCGCAGGCGTATGTACGTGTCCACGCCGAAGGCGCTGTAGAAGCGGCGAGCGGCCTCAAGGTCGGCTACCTCAAGGGTGACGGACGCGAGGGACGTGTTGGCGGCGGTGGAAGTGGTGGTTGCCATGACCATCACGCTAGGGGCTGCGCGGCGGCCGGGGCTTCTCGATTCCTGACCGGTCTTGAGACTTGCTTCGCCACGCACGCCGGCATCCCCTCCACCGTGAGCGCCGACCCCGCGTCGCGGGCCGTACCCGCAGCATCGACATGGTCGGCCGCCGCATCCGCCGCATCCGCCGCCTGGCGCCGGAAGGCTCCGGGCGGCATGCCGACCAGTTCGGTGAAGCGGGTGGTGAACGTTCCCAGCGACGCGCAGCCGACCGTGAAGCAGACCTCGGTGACGCTGAGGTCGCCCCGCCGCAGCAGCGCCGTCGCCCGCTCGATGCGACGCGTCATCAGGTACGCGTACGGCGACTCACCGTAGGCGGCCCGGAACTGCCGACTCAGGTGCCCGGCGGACATGTTCACATCACGGGCGAGCGCCTCCACGTTCAGCGGCTGCGCGTACTCCCTGTCGATCCGGTCGCGGACGCGGCGCAGCCGCGCGAGATCAGCCAGACGCTGCGCCTGCACGCGCGCACGCTGCCATTCAGGCTTACACATGAGAACCCTCCCCTTCGTCTTTCGTCTTCTCTTTACATCGGCGTCTTCGAGCGTCCGGGGTGCCCGCCTCGGCCGGCACCCTGGACGCTCGGTGGTGTGGACCGGCCCGCCGGACTCGACCAGCCGCCGTCGAGCAACTTACGGACAGCAGCGGGATGGAGTCCGGCCTCATGACCGGTTCAACGAGGACCCGGACGCGGCCCGTGCGGGCGACCGGGACGGCAGGCACTTCCGCTCTGGTGCGCCGCCGAGTCCCTTACCGGGGGTCGCGACGTAGGCCCGCACGGCCGCACCGATACCCGCACAGCTCAGCGCAGCTCCTGGATGCGGACCAGGTTGCCCGCGGGATCGCGGAACGCGCAGTCGCGAACGCCGTACGGCTGCTCGGTCGGCTCCTGGACGACCTCGGTATCACCGGCCTGCACCTTCTCGAACGTGGCGTCGAGGTCCGGGGTGGCCAGCAGGATCCAGCCGTAGGTCCCCTTGGCCATCATCTCGGCGATCATGCGGCGCTCGTCCTCGGTGACGCCGGGATCGGCGGCAGGCGGCGCCAGAAGGATCGACGTGCCCGGCTGACCGGCCGGGCCGACCGTGATCCAGCGCATCCTGCCCTGCCCGACATCGCTGCGGACCTCGAAGCCGAGGACGTCGCGGTAGAAGGCGAGCGACGCGTCCGGGTCGTCGTGCGGAAGAGAAGTCGTGTGAATGGTGATGTCCATGGCGAGCAGGCTAGAGGCGGCTCCGTGAACGGCGCTTCTCGATTCCTGATCGATCCGGACACGCCCGGACATTCGGATACGTCGGGCCGCAACGAATTTCGCTGCGGTCCCGGATCGTGCGGATGCTCGAGAGAGCTCAGCGACCTGGTGCCAGCCATGGATCGAGTTCGAAGAGCTGTCGCTCCGTGCGGTACGGGGCAGCTCCTCCGAAGTCCTCGATCGCCCGTCTCAGGAGTTCCGGATCCGCGCGCACTGTGCCGAGATCCGTCAGGAGAACGTAGGACGAGTGCTGGAACAAGCGGCCACGAAAGTAGTACGTACGGCCCTTGAGCAGGTCGGTAGGCTCCGGTACGGCGACCTCGGCTCGAGGCCGTACCACGAGGACATTCGTGCGCACTGCCCACCACGGTTCCCATGGGGGTTGTCGCAGTACGCCCAGGTAGGAGATGTCACTCCAGGGTATGCATATGGATGTGAGCGGCTCCTGATTGACCATGAGATCGAGCGCCAGGCCCTCGGCGCTGATCACGAGTCGTTCGGACTCGCTGTCGTCTGCCGCGCGGTACCACGACAAGAGCGCCGGGAGCAGCAGAACAATGGCGACGATGAACCAGCCGTGCCCCAGCACGACCCTCGGGTACAGGACGGCCATGAGCAACGTGAGGAAAGCCGGCACTACGCACCCGATGCCCCTGGCGCGCCGCCGGGCACTCGTCAGAGCCGGGGGACTGGCGAAGCAGACGGGTGTCTTGTGCGGAGGGCGGTGGGGTGCGACGCCGATCGGCACGGGTCCGCGCACCAGGGCGAGGCCACCTGCGGTGTTGACCGCCTGGCGCCGGGGACGGGGGAGACCCCGGCTGGCCAGCGCAGTGTCCACGTGTGCGTAGATCCCGTCGAGCGTCAGTGGCTCGGCGGAGCCCAGGGCGTCCAGCAGAGCGCCGGTGAACGCGGTGTACCGCTCGCCGGGTGGCGCGTGCGAGGGGGAGGTTGCCGTGGTCGACGTGAGGATGTACGTGCCGGACAGCTCCGACTGGCCGAACACCAGATTGCGCGGATTCGCCATGGCCGTGACAGCCCGCCCCGAGAAGCAGCAGTCGAGTAGCAGGACCCGGGCCTTTGCCCTCGCCCGGCTCAGGTCCCTCTTGAGCAGGTCGAGCGGGATGCCCGTCCACCCTGGGCGGGCCGACTGCGTGTCGGGCAGTGCCAGATGCAGCATGCCGTCGTCGTCCAGCAACCCATGGCCGCCGTAGTAGACCAGCAGCAGGTCACTCGCCTGTTCGGCAGCCCGGGAGAGGGCGGTGCCGACCTCGACGGTCGAGGCGGGATTGCGGAGGACGTGGCAGTTCGCTCCCGCGATCACACCGTGCTCGCTCCTGCGGAACCTGGATCGTGAGCTTGGGCTCACCTGCCTCAGACATGTCCCCATGGTGCCAGGATCGTCCGGAGGTCGCCGTGGTATCGCCGATCAACTTACCGAGCACAAAGGGGCGTTGCGTGGGTGCTGTCAGCGCCGGCACCGATCAGGTTAAGGCGGGGTGGCGTCGGCAGACAGCGAAACGAGCGATGCTCTCCGGTGGGTTGAGTGAGATGTCCAACGTCTCGACTCGATGGTCGGAGTCGACACCGAGCCGACGGCACAGCCCCAGGCCGCGGCGGTCACGTGCTCTGGTCGAAGTTCCGTGCAGCTGATCCGCCCCGCCCTGGCCTGGCGTATGCCCTGTTTGGATCTCCGATGCGCCTATTCGAGTACCTTCCGGACGTCCCTGAGTGAGGGACGCGCGGTGGGGGGTATGTCGTTTCGGGTGAGGTGACCTTGGGATCCATGAGGAGATGAGCCATGTACGCCGTGGTCCGCCGGTATGAAGGGGTGACTGATCCTGCCGAGGCGGGACGGCGGGTGGACGAGGGATTCGTGCCTCTCCTCCGCCAGGTCCCGGGCTTCGTGGCCTACTACTGGATCGACGCGGGGGGTGGGGTGATGGTCTCGATGAGCGTCTTCGAAGACCAAGCCGGAGCCGAAGAGTCGATCAAGAGGGCGGCGGACTTCGTACGGGACAACCTCGCGTCACTGCTCCCCAACCCTCCCCAGGTCACGGCCGGCCAGGTTGCGGCTGCTGGGTGACGGCCTCCGGAGGGGTACCGGATCCCGTGGATGTGGACCAGTCCGAGGAGCCGACGAATCCTGCGGCTCAGAGCGCGGGGCCCTCGGCGACGGCCAGCATGTTCTCGATGAGGTCAGCAGCGCGCGGGGTGCCACCCTCGGCCCAGGCGGCGGCCTGCAACCGCTGGGACCGTTCGACGCGTTCCGGATCCGTGACCAGGTCGTTCAGCGCCGCGCGAAGGGTCTCGGCATTGGCGTCAGCGGTGTCCACACGGCGGGCGACGCCGAGTTCCACGAGCCGGTCGGCGTTCATGAACTGCTCGGCTCCCTGCGGCACGGCGATCATGGGAACCCCGGCGAGGAGCCCTTCGCCGCAGCCGCCCATGCCGGCGTGGGTCACGAAGGCGTCGGCC
Coding sequences:
- a CDS encoding caspase family protein, with translation MIAGANCHVLRNPASTVEVGTALSRAAEQASDLLLVYYGGHGLLDDDGMLHLALPDTQSARPGWTGIPLDLLKRDLSRARAKARVLLLDCCFSGRAVTAMANPRNLVFGQSELSGTYILTSTTATSPSHAPPGERYTAFTGALLDALGSAEPLTLDGIYAHVDTALASRGLPRPRRQAVNTAGGLALVRGPVPIGVAPHRPPHKTPVCFASPPALTSARRRARGIGCVVPAFLTLLMAVLYPRVVLGHGWFIVAIVLLLPALLSWYRAADDSESERLVISAEGLALDLMVNQEPLTSICIPWSDISYLGVLRQPPWEPWWAVRTNVLVVRPRAEVAVPEPTDLLKGRTYYFRGRLFQHSSYVLLTDLGTVRADPELLRRAIEDFGGAAPYRTERQLFELDPWLAPGR
- a CDS encoding ABC transporter substrate-binding protein → MEELGAADPRQVGRYRILARLGAGGMGRVYLGRSTSGRMVAVKVVRAELAEDPDFRRRFAREVEAARRVTGFFTAAVVDADPEGSPAWLATAYVPGLPLDAAIRAHGAWPRRSLLVLGAGLVEALEAIHATGLIHRDLKPSNVLIAVDGPRVIDFGISIATEASVLTRSGVVIGTPGFMSPEQVTGRQIGPASDVFSLGAVLAFAGTGTPPFGIGSPHSVNFRAVYEAPDLQGLPADTDLVARCLEKDPRGRPTVPELLAEYARLLGETDGPTDGGGLPKETAWLPEAVALAVTRPAGSGPAPADASADTPGGADGAEDAGAEGGAGSAPTPPDPRDALAKKRTPAPATPATPAPATPATPPTPVLATPAVTPAAPLPPPPLPSNSPPVPTRAPDRTPGQEPEGSPAPVFGPAAAAMTPQHLGGEPALASRWTPASPATTPGRPAARPGGRARARRIVAIAIAAALVGGGITALVENLGKDKNKSNNTGTGKSRGSSSPSGDTTSAAGFDAAVDKVVNPSSKKGGTLRLATAMDADSWDPARAYYGWVWNVQRLYSRTLLTYDAKPGAKGLELVPDLAEAQPEVSPDGKTYTVRIKSGLKFEDGTPITSQDVKYAIERTFAADVIDGGPTYLTELLDQGQNYRGPYKDSGGTGLKSVEAPDERTLVFRLDEPDSRFPHLLAMGATAPVPKSKDTGARYGSKPVASGPYRFDSYSPGKSLVLVRNSHWNPATDPMRKALPDRIELTVSAAPEQVAAHLMAGTADLDASQVGLPPAASAKLMADPKLKANADAPFSGVIRTVAMVSNTAPFDNKHCRKAVLYAADTTALQTAQGGPTTGSRYGNMLPPTVPGSDAYDPFDLTTGKPRLAKAKEELVACGRPNGFATKLVVRNNRPKDVASAEVLKQALKAAGIQVEIEQLEFTRYLDTVGNPSEVENKGYGLIMTNWGSDYPHGSGFLPPLADGRLILPNSNTNYAQVDDPAINTLFDQATAETDPDKVTELYRALNHRLTDGAHYLPVVAVRSLNYRNPRLTNVYVSRAYGMVDLQAVGVDGDDAG
- a CDS encoding glyoxalase, with protein sequence MVMATTTSTAANTSLASVTLEVADLEAARRFYSAFGVDTYIRLRASEAHSTGFRGFTLALTVSGPATVDGFVGAAVDAGATVLKPAAKSLWGYSGVVQAPDGTIWKIATSAKKDTGPATREIDEVVLLLGVEGVKATKQFYVGRGLTVAKSFGGKYAEFAPGQSSPVKLALYKRRALAKDLGVPADGTGSHRIVLGGTADAFTDPDGFAWQAAASLAPTPS
- a CDS encoding AraC family transcriptional regulator; this encodes MCKPEWQRARVQAQRLADLARLRRVRDRIDREYAQPLNVEALARDVNMSAGHLSRQFRAAYGESPYAYLMTRRIERATALLRRGDLSVTEVCFTVGCASLGTFTTRFTELVGMPPGAFRRQAADAADAAADHVDAAGTARDAGSALTVEGMPACVAKQVSRPVRNREAPAAAQPLA
- a CDS encoding VOC family protein, giving the protein MDITIHTTSLPHDDPDASLAFYRDVLGFEVRSDVGQGRMRWITVGPAGQPGTSILLAPPAADPGVTEDERRMIAEMMAKGTYGWILLATPDLDATFEKVQAGDTEVVQEPTEQPYGVRDCAFRDPAGNLVRIQELR
- a CDS encoding IPT/TIG domain-containing protein, with the protein product MAPDPTTAQVTVTLAALAATGATPRPSGETLQQQTERIITGINAQLSDPSLATQGAWKLVWLALSEANANMAYIARSTNGSNEFAVIARGTDADLIDILEDLDVGTVVPFPESGSPKPIAVSKGAMDAFTRVVNARSIASPSPNATLAQALTAALNSAPASPQPTVYLTGHSLGGCIATMLALYLQAQTWPKQPKFAVITYAAPTAGVQSFADYFDSVPWVIDERHNNAYDLVPHAWADLDTTAGWYPSPGPQATDEVKLLIGAISQRTKGNVYVQPGTLCPMNTSYTSLAKNLVNKTTQDFLGQVAFQHANSTYLDLVGAPAVPSAPVVTSVTPTFGEPGATVTINGTGFSKDSMVDFGHFACPTRNVDSDSRITAKVPNGTGVVHVRVTNTLGTSPAVAMGQFAYGGPAPVVVSAVSPTSGKVDTLVTISGSGFAHGATVHFKDKPSDAVTFLSTGQITATAPGQLDDHQTVNVTVTVGKATSPTSPADEFTYTGR